A region of Oceanispirochaeta sp. DNA encodes the following proteins:
- a CDS encoding addiction module protein, with protein MIKEALNLSPKEKSQIIEALLLSLDQPDSIIENIWNSEIDRRIDAIEDGSTETIPYKKVF; from the coding sequence ATGATAAAGGAAGCATTAAATCTGTCTCCAAAAGAAAAATCTCAGATTATTGAAGCACTCCTTCTGAGTCTAGATCAGCCTGATTCAATAATTGAAAATATCTGGAACAGTGAAATAGATAGAAGAATAGATGCTATAGAAGATGGTTCAACGGAAACAATCCCTTACAAAAAAGTATTTTAA